A single window of Pygocentrus nattereri isolate fPygNat1 chromosome 24, fPygNat1.pri, whole genome shotgun sequence DNA harbors:
- the LOC108414448 gene encoding choline transporter-like protein 4, whose amino-acid sequence KFAFTDLSFRTWTVAQRFVKKQLINRDPTPYQPFFRGPVSKRSCTDVICCVLFMAAIVGYMTIGVLAWLFGDPRHVFFSRNSTGMFCGAGVNINEPNVFYIDILKCDTETNEMATTLKGHQCPTTQVCVKECPSEFWKLPPEAYASDALPKDFFQQKYCDPSLDLVHTTLTVQDILDQELCPYFYTPSKAALGRCLPSFDPKHVPADFILPGLSTVDDTVKHIKNAMGSLVSGLNSKSVGVRVFEDFATSWYWILIGLLAAMIISVVFMLLMRYWVSLLVWLLIVGVLAVGAYGIYHCYWEYNNYRHSKLTLGDLGFNSKFSVYLQVKETWLAFLVILCLVELVLLLLLKSLGNKISNALALLEESSRAVSYVMSTLAYPLVTFILLVVCVCYWGVTSLFLATSGAPVYRAISLNSSIANCHSITGLENCLPQTFNALAYSTCPTVHCVFFKYDDEGFFQRNAAYLQIFNVLAFLWCVNFIIALGQCTLASTFATFYWAFSKPDNIPPYPLLQAFIWTLRYHVGSMAFGAVILTLFEFPRIFLEYLDHKFRDCQNSCCRFVKMSLKCCFWFLNKFLKFVNRNTYIMIAVYGDSFCVSAKNAYMLLMRNIGRVVILNNVTNMLLFFGKLLVAGSVGILATAFFSGHITLPDATFQAELLHYYWVPIIMVAVGAYLIAQGFFSVYSMCIDTLFLCFLDDLERNNGTTQRPYYMSRSLMRILHQSEN is encoded by the exons GGGATCCCACCCCGTACCAGCCCTTTTTCAGAGGACCAGTTTCTAAGAG GAGCTGCACAGATGTGATTTGTTGTGTGCTTTTCATGGCTGCCATTGTAGGCTACATGACTATTGGTGTCCTAG CTTGGCTATTTGGAGATCCACGCCATGTCTTCTTCTCCCGAAACTCCACTGGGATGTTTTGTGGAGCAGGGGTAAACAT CAACGAGCCCAATGTCTTCTACATTGACATTCTGAAGTGTGACACTGAAACCAATGAAATGGCCACCACTCTAAAGGGTCACCAGTGCCCAACCACTCAA gtgtgtgtcAAAGAATGCCCCTCTGAGTTCTGGAAATTGCCCCCTGAAGCATATGCCTCAGATGCACTGCCAAAGGACTTTTTCCAGCAGAAGTACTGTGATCCCAGCCTTGATCTTGTCCACACCACATTG ACTGTCCAAGATATTCTTGATCAAGAGCTTTGCCCGTATTTCTACACACCAAGCAAAGCAG cactGGGAAGATGTCTGCCTAGTTTTGACCCAAAACATGTTCCTGCGGACTTCATTCTTCCTGGACTATCTACTGTTGATGACACAGTCAAGCACATCAAGAATGCTATGGG CTCTCTTGTTTCAGGATTAAATTCCAAATCAGTAGGAGTGCGTGTCTTTGAGGACTTTGCGACTTCATGGTATTGGATATTAAT TGGTCTACTGGCTGCTATGATCATTAGTGTGGTGTTCATGTTGCTTATGAGATATTGGGTATCTTTGCTGGTTTGGCTCCTTATTGTAGGTGTTTTGGCAGTGGGAGCATATG GTATTTACCACTGTTACTGGGAATACAACAACTACAGACACTCAAAACTCACCCTCGGTGACCTCGGCTTCAATTCCAAGTTCTCTGTCTATCTTCAAGTGAAGGAAACATGGCTGGCTTTCT TGGTGATCTTGTGCCTAGTGGAACTGGTCCTTTTACTGTTGCTGAAAAGTCTAGGGAATAAAATCTCCAATGCTCTGGCACTTTTGGAGGAGTCCAGCAG GGCAGTGAGCTATGTAATGTCCACACTGGCATACCCCTTGGTCACATTTATCctgctggtggtgtgtgtgtgctactgGGGAGTTACTAGCCT ATTCTTGGCAACATCTGGAGCTCCAGTATATCGTGCAATCTCTCTCAACTCCTCCATAGCTAACTGCCATTCCATCACAGGCTTAGAGAACTGTCTTCCACAG ACATTCAATGCTTTGGCCTATTCCACATGCCCCACTGTGCACTGTGTCTTTTTCAAATATGACGATGAGGGTTTTTTCCAAAGGAATGCAGCTTACCTTCAGATCTTTAATGTGCTGGCCTTCCTCTGGTGTGTGAATTTTATCATTGCTCTGGGACAGTGCACACTGGCCAGCACCTTTGCAACGTTCTACTGGGCCTTTAGTAAACCAGATAATATTCCACCTTACCCTCTCTTACAAGCCTTCATCTGGACTTTACG GTACCATGTTGGATCTATGGCATTTGGTGCTGTCATCCTCACATTGTTCGAGTTTCCCCGGATCTTTCTGGAATATCTTGACCACAAGTTCAGAG ATTGCCAGAATTCTTGCTGTCGTTTTGTGAAGATGTCCCTCAAATGTTGCTTCTGGTTTCTAAATAAATTCCTGAAGTTCGTCAACAGAAACACTTATATCATG ATTGCTGTATATGGTGACAGTTTCTGTGTGTCTGCCAAGAATGCTTACATGCTCCTGATGAGAAATATTGGACG agtggtgatACTGAACAATGTTACCAACATGCTGCTGTTCTTTGGCAAATTGCTGGTGGCTGGATCAGTAG GTATACTGGCCACAGCCTTCTTCTCTGGACATATCACATTGCCAGATGCCACTTTCCAGGCTGAGCTGCTACATTACTACTGGGTGCCCATTATT ATGGTGGCGGTAGGAGCTTACCTCATTGCTCAGGGATTTTTCAGTGTGTACAGCATGTGCATTGACACTCTATTCCTCTGCTTCT TGGATGATCTGGAGCGCAACAACGGCACCACACAGAGGCCATACTACATGTCCAGGAGCCTGATGCGAATCCTTCACCAGTCCGAAAACTGA